The DNA region CTATCCAAACTATAGCCTATACTGTAGATCACTCACTACTAAACGCTTCCTGTATCTCATTGACCTGTTTTATTGTTGCCCCAATGGGCTGATGTAGTCCAGTTGAAGACACACTTCAGTGCTCATAAGAAACCTGAAGTGACTTGAACACAGTGGGGAGAGAAGTTTCCAGTCTGGATTCCTTTTCTAAAGTTTTGGGTAGGATTTTGTACTTGAAATCCAACGGCATCTTggcactataaatgtaagcacaAGTGTTGCTGTAATCAACACTAGCTCAAAATTGTTTCATATTTGGGAAATGCACTTATTTGCTCTCTTGCTGGCAGTTTGATAAGAATATCGATACCATACCACTGTCTTTTCCAAATGGTAACCTGTACAAAATGAAGGTAATGTGGAATTACCAAAAATTGCAGTGCCACTAACggccacttgaagctggctccaaaagccagtcaatccccatagactttgtaacacaagtaaacatgtttacagcctggtaaaaacaaaatgcggTCAATAGCTAACTTCcctcttcatgacaactgtacaggggctgaatttttatataacctctttaaattttattaaggcttaaagttatgcataattaagggtgtggtcACTGTGAACTGACAGGCTGTCAGCAAGGTGTCTCcacagtcagatccacccctcactctacaaatatggtcactcctAGCAGAAAACCAAGTGACAAATCAGTGTTCTGAGCAAATTATTGATAACTTACAGTTTGTGCAacagtccaccttccaccttctcttcacctttttctgtctctctctccatctctctcattGTCAGATTTTTGACCAGTAAAAATCTGCTGGAACTTAAATCTTATAGTTAAATCTCTCTGGTCATAATGTCTTGTAAGAATATGTCCTCTGAGAAAATGTAGGCCTAACACcatgtcctaacagcaagcgtctctctctgttcacactGAATCCTTTAAACATGCACTGCTATTACATCATGTAAACCACTGTACAGTacctatcagctgtgtgctTATGTAAACGTAGGATATCAAGTGTTCGCTTGAGATCATACTGAAGATATAACCATTTAAAAGATGAGTGAATACTTGCTGTCCTCCtactttgtactttttaaacagaaaacacgttttatattgtgatacttGAAATTACATACAATATAGCTAACAGCAGGAAGGTTGTTTTTAGTGATGGTCATTCAATGAAACCTTCCACGAAGCTCTGTGTTGTGGGTTTGCAGGTTTGCCAGTTGGGCAGGGCCATTTGGCTTTCTTACCAGGCTGGGTTAgggcagatttttaaaaaattcctAACCCACGCATCATtacaagatggcaacagccacaATCCTTGTCTTGTCTAACCCCAGATTCGCAAGTTCAAGTGATCATTTTAGCCTAAACCattatcttttcctaaccccAACCAAGTGCTTTTGCACATAAGCAGAACCAGACCTTAAACACAGTGTTGTCAAACCATGAAACAGTGAGACAAGAATATTTTGAAGCACTTTGCCATTGGTTTGCAAATCTGGGGTTATCATCAAGCCACGACCCAAAATTATTATGTACCTTTATTAAGCAGGATAATGCGAAATGTGAGCTTTGATAAGATATTAATGGGTGAGTTATACAGTCTATAGTTTCTTTGCTAAACATGAAGCTGCAGCATGATTACCTACATAGCTAATGACTCAACACAGGAGTAAACAGCTAACATTATTCTGTCCAAAGCTAACGGTATCCACCTTTTAAAGCTttctaattaacatgttatattttgtttagttaatCTGCTAGAAAACTAAGTAAAAACAGTTTGTGGTTTCTGTTCTCAGCCAAGAAATTCTTTGGCGCAGATCATAAAACTGTAACGTGTCAATGTTgatagagccaggctagctgtttccctgtctaagctaggctaaccggcttctgtaactttatgtttaCCATACGGACATcaaagtggtatcaatctttttATCTAACTGCCAGGAAAAAAGCTATTCCTCAAACCTCTAGATAAAACCTGCGAGGCACCACAAACTTTAAAAAGCAGTAGGAAGGTCACACACTGAGGACGGTGCAGGAGGGCAGCAATGCCATCCACACTAAAGgcttatttaaatttttaacaGTGTTCATTTGTATAGTGATATATGATGGGGGAAGAACTATTAGCACCTCGACTTCATCCGAGACTGACAGCACTGTGGCCTGAGAGGAGCAATCTTTGTCTTTCTTAGTGTAATTAGCTTATAGCCTACAAATGTTAGTAGAGTCCATTATAATAACAGGTACAGCTCATGTTAATATTAGTTTTAGATTtccactcatgttttcatcagaGATGCAAATTTCCAAGTGTTATTTTGTGAAGCTTTAACATTTAGTGCACTTGTGAGGCTCCTGTGAGGCATATTGCtgttattgtgttattgtggtATATGCCTAAAGTAGTCAGGCAGTGAAGCCAGTATATATTTAGTAGgaacactaaataaaataaaggtaaTCTCAATCTTAACAAATCCATCCATGTTTTATATATATGACTGAATTCTGCaaagttttaaaactgatcaCATGCATATCAGATTCTTGTATACGCTGCAAGGTTTCGGTTCTGGATGAAACCGTGCACCCTAATTTGACCTAAACTGAACTGTACTTGAATTTAGTGATGTTCAAACTAGCACCTTCTATAAGAATGTTTAAGCCTCTGTTAACAAACTCTAGCACCTAACACTGAAATAACATACTATTGTCCTCTCTAAACCCAATCAGTACCACTAGTGTTTACTAGACTTGCCAGATTTGCCAGATTTGCTAGCCTTAGCCGCTTTGGTAGCTTTGATGTCCATCTTGGTCTTCTGGATACGAGAGAAGATCTCCTTAAAAAGGGCCTTGTACTCTGGAGTGTTCTGTCCCAGCCTCTTATCCACTTGCTCCACCTGCTTACTGATGCTCTCAATGGCCTCAGGGGTGGAGGGCGACTGGGTAGGGGTAGGAGGAGGTGCCGGGGTGGGGCCCATGGCACAGTCTTTCATGGACGGGTCTCTGGATACGGGTCTGGAAGTCTGGACCCCGGCGTGGCACAGACTCTCCTCGTGGCGCCTACACTTCCCTAACAACTCTTCATATTTCTCCAGTAAGGCGTGGTACTGCTCATCCACCTCCCTGAGGATGGACATCCCTCTTTTCCTCACGCTGTTGGCGTGGAGAGCGTAGCTTCCCCTCCTGCGGCCGGACGCATCGCGGGCCACGATGGCATTGAGCGCCGTGTCACTGCAGCTTTTCCTCACAGGGCTGGACTCAGGGAGAGCCTCCCCTCCCACACCTCCTCCGCCTTCAGTCTCCTCCCTCACGCCGCCACCTGTCTCCCCAACCTCAACTTCCAGGAAGGTGTCAGTCTCTGGGGTGCTGTTGAGGACAGTCTGGGTAATAGTCACACCatcatcctcgctgctcagcagGAAAGTCCGAGCACGACgtagctgctgcagctcctgtaGCTCCACCTCCAACTCCCGTACCCTCGCCTGGCAGCTCTCAGCATCCTAAAAGCAAAGACAATCAACACTGTTCCTAAATATGATTGAAAAGATATTCTCGACAGAGCCAGGTccattttgcttttgatagtCTGATACCCATTAACCGAAAACTAACCAGCTAATTTTAagggaccaaaaaaaaaaaaaaaaaaggaaaatgacacaaaatacaaGACATCTTTTCTTTTGGTCAAGCACTCCACCGACTCAGTGAGCTCCAGTGCTGCGTTTCAAAGCACCGTCCATtcagaggtggtgaaattttaatgttttgtatgtaaatgtcttgccttttctttattttatgatggCTTTGTTTACAGACAAACAGCTACCAgccatgtttgcatgtggaaACATTATACCCACTGCCCACCCTTCGGTCTCCATTGGTTAGCTAACGTAAGCCTTGCATTCTACACTGCGCACCAGACAAGTCAGGTGGGAGCTTGCTAGCGGTGCCGCTCATTCGGAGATTACTGCTGGTAAGGCAGAAAGATGGTAGCCTACTTCAGGTTTCCCCAGCTAACACTGGTGCAtaagtggcttcattttgagctgcaaaacccctttagcattgtttaGTACGTTACCAACActagctgtgctgacactgctaactgtGCCAACAGAGCTTGCAGCTCTATACTGAGCCACTTATGCGAGAAGTATACTTGCTGCAGACAACGCGTGCACGTACACATCATGGCTGCCACGCCGGTCGTTTGGCGCGTAGGCTGCTCACTTTGACGCGAGGTAATGTGAAGCCTGCGCAAGATGCAATATTGACATGAACACTAGAGGTGCTCGTGCGAAGTAGACCTCTAGAGACTATGAACGTGAGGTCGGGCCGCACATACCATCTCTGATGGTGGCGGAGACGACACCTTTTCCTCTGCCGAGATcttaaaagacataaaattataaTCTCCTCTTCATTCAGAGTATCCATGTTTGTGTATAGCCTACTACATCCAGAAATACAGTGTCACCGCCTTCTTCGCTTTTTGCGACCTCTGTGTCTGAGTGCTGTGGTGTGCCCCTAGCGGAGACCACCAGTATCAGGTGTTTTGGTTGCGTCGACGAACGACCGTGCTGCAGCAAGTATACACACAGGCGCAGCACACACTGTATACGTACGTTTGGCCACGCAGCCAGTATACTTGTGCCCTTACTCACCAGAGCGACCTGGGAGGAGGATGGGTGAAATGTTTCCACAGTAATGTTGTTGGTTCTGGACAGTGTTACTAGCAGAAATCGCCTAATGATTGGTGCAGCAAGTTAGCGCCCACCTGACATGGTCgatgcacagtgcagtaaacaCGAGTAGCAAAACTAACCTACAGACCAGCATGTGTAACCAATCAAAAATATTCTCACTAGCTAATCAATTGCTGGTTAACCCTTGACATCTATATTACATACATAATACACTTAAAGCAGGAGAACCAAAATTGTTAAAAATCTACCTACCTGCACCCGTGTCTGCAGGCGGGAGAACTCTGCAAGAAGGAGGTTGCACTCTCTCTCCACCCCCTCCCTACGACCTCTCTCAGTACGGGCAGCCGCTCGTAGAGCCGATACCGCCTCCCTCAGATGCTGGTTCTCTTCTTCAAATGGTGGACGCTTTGTATCCACTGTAAAGCTCTCAGCCCTGCCCACTACAAACTCATCCTCATACCTGACAAAATGACAGACAAATACAGAGCTAGTTCTTTGCAGGCagtgtttttcattgttgtaaaaatgaCTGGCAACCTGCTCTCATCCTTTACAGactgtggaaaaaataacaagtaCCTGGGTGCTGTGCAAAGCTCCCTCAGGCAAGGGAAGGAGTGAATGGTCTTGCGTCGTTCCCTCTTTTCCCTCCTGACTCGCAGCTGCTCCATGGAGCGAAGCTGCTCCACCTGCCCTGAGAGAGATTCCACCTGGTTCTGCAAAGTCTCAATGGTCCCTGTTAAACTGGTCCACAAGGAAGAGaaaatatttgagaaataaagAGGAGGGGGATGAAGGGatagagaaaagaaaatgtctaGTCCCACTTACCTCTCTATCTTTTGTTGTGAGCTCTTACTGTCCATCACTAGTGTGTGGTTGGTGCGTTCCAGCTCTCTGGCAGTACCGTCCAGCTGCTCGTACACTTTGGCATGCTGCTCGTTCATGTCCCGAAGGACCTCCAGCTGCTTTGTCAAGTACTGTGGGACGAAAAACATACCTGCTTGTTTGTACAAACACCTTTACGCTGTGTCCACAGACAGGAGCAACAatcttaaggccctgacacaccaagccaacagttGGCCGTCGGTGAACGTCTGTCGCTCTAGttttccggtttccctttttgcgctatttcctctcacgcaggcacagAACGTCCGTCGGCCGTCagatgtagtctttgtagtgtgttcaaaggcaactgacacagggcaacGTGAAGCGACGTAGACAACGCAACAactggctttcgtcgccgctagttctttgatgtcggtttggtgtgtccgcacctttagaGCTTCAGATCTCAACCAACAGCATGGGAGAGCATGTGTCATTGATGTGATTCATTTATGtaattatttatcatttatctatttattatctatttattGATGGCTGATACGGTTTTTGCCGCGGGAGTCTAAAGTAAGTCTAAATACCTTGGTTTACCGGAATACTGTGATACCGCCAAAGCCTAGTCCTGGTGGCACCAACTGTAGTGGGAACTACCACAGATACCACAGTtcatatgtctgtctgtttgtctgtctgtctgtggacagattttgtcagtgTGATAACATCGCAACCATGCAAGACGCAGTCATAAaacaggtgtgtagttgagatcaaGATGGAGGTCAAATTtaaagatgggtgtggtccaaGCAAGGGGGCTGAAAGTAGAGGGCTAGGAAGAAGTGAAGAGGCCACTGGCCCCTGACTTTACACCCCAGCCCACATCTGTTTTAAATCGTGGTTCACTGTATTGAGGCTGGAGTGATGCCATCACAAAAtggtcttttttatttatttccagaCCCTCTTCTCAATTTGACAGAACGATCTCAAATTAAGATCTATGTAGCTGTTTGCAGAGCCACTGATcatatcacatgatcttcatctGCAGATGGAATTTACCACTTATCACTTGCCACttatctttttctctttttcaactGTCTCTAAGGTCAAAGGTAACTTTAGactttaaaatgtccaaaattgtACTTTGTCTGATTATAATCAAAGCaatatataaattatattaGTGACCCGTTTTATTAAAAACAGTTTGCATTGTTTGTCATTCTTATTCCTTCACATACAACTCTATCAAATTctaaaaaatattacatattgTATCACAACAACATGGATTAAAGTAAGGTAACTCATTTACAGCCTTAGTATTAAGGCACGTTCCTAAATATCTTTTCTATTACCTGtgcttattttaatttattaatttaattaatagaTTAGGCTAATAAGGGAGAAATTTGTTCTTAGATTTGACAAAACAATGTCAAAACCAATCATTTTGAATATATTAAGGCCCTTCTCTGTGCTTCCCATCCTGCCTGAATCAGGTCAGACTCTTGACAGCACTCCATCAATTATACCTCAATCTCTTGCACTTGCTCTTCATTAGTGATGTACATCTGCTGCAGGGAATCCTCCAGCTCTTTGTTCCTCTCCAGCAGTGTCTTCCCCAGCTCTGCTGCCAAGTGGAGGTCTAGAAATTAGAGTGAAATTGAGAAACAAATGAACAAGTAAGACACGAGTGCAGACAGAGAGGTGTAGCTTGAGCTAGATGGATACAAAATGCAAAAGTTGAGGATAGGGAAAAAGAAGGCCAAGGAGAGGTGGGAAAGGTGGGATGGATAAAGACATAAGGAATATGAgtgtgtgaaaatgaaatggtGGTAGAGCAAAGATAGGACAAAAAGGGGGAATTTAATCAGACTTCAGCCATACAATTTAGATTACCCACTGCCACAATTAATGGGGCGCAGTGTTCTATTTTAGGCGAGGTTATGGAACAGAATGATCAAAAGCTCCATCACATATTCTCAGCCTGTGCTGGACCAGTTCAATTatacagagaggagagcagcgAGACAGAAAGACAATCTTCTTCCTGCAGCATGTCCCCCTGCAGGTCTTTTTCTCTCCGCTGACTGAATATGAAGGTCAGAGATTGGTGCCAAGATTATTTGAAGAGGCACCTCTCCGCTGCGATTAGGACAGAAATAGGCTGAAATAACGCAGGAGACTTTGGCTGAGGCAGGGAATCATACGTTGTTGATCTTGGTCTAACAACTCTTGCTCTAAAGTCCACTACTCTACCATTATTTCACAACACTccactgtttttttgtgatttttactGCTATAGCACCTCCAAATTTAGCTGAGTCACTGTCATCGTTCTTTATTCAAACTGTGCCCTGACTCAGCGGTACAGATGGCCTACATTATAGGTCTGAGTCAGCAAGATGTGGTTTGCGACCTCTCAGGAAGACAGCAGAGGACTAAACTGAACAGCCATTGAAGTCATCTCTCATTCAGTCCTGGGACTGTCTGCAGTACTGAATAGTGATCACCAGGATGGATGCCAAGTCACAAGCCTCTCACAGCAACTGCTGACAAACTGTATATCACTGCAACACTTACCTGAAATGGAGAAGATAAACTGTGTACTCAACCAGTGTAATGTAAACAGGGTCGCTTATACACATAGTGAAAAATCCAGAGAATTATCATCCAGCCCTGAAATTCCTCTCAGCTTTATGGAAGGTTTTTAGCACCTTCCAGTTCAGTGTTTGCGTTTTACAACtgtactgttttggttcagtcttACTGCTATTATAGCTTTGTTTCCTgttgcagcaggcagctgttttcagtgaaaaagctctgataaacccactgtataTGACCTGCTCTGCATCAGACAGATACAAGCAGCAACTAACTGGTGAACAAAAGAAGCCTTTAGCAGCTAACAAGATGgatcaggagttggtggagaccaaaaatggAGCAAAAAGCAAATTGAAACCTAAACTTAGATTCACCAGGTGCCCTACAACACCAATCCAAATCTCAGTAAAAAATGGGAGGGGGAAGATGTACAAGGTTTTGTTTGTCTatgaaaaaaaaggtgttttttgAGGGTGAATATAGAGCTgatatggcaacattttggatcTGAATAACAAAGAGACGAGCCAAAAACAATACACAATGTGTTTACTTGACAAGTTCTGGTGTAAACACTGGCATCGCAGCATGGAGGCGTTCCCAAGCGCCTATTATTCAGGGTTTGGcggctgcaccctgagataaatagagttcaacttttggaacgcagcagcacccaccacatgtcatgtgatgaggttcaaccaatcacagcctacagatatctttcccttcttccgtaaatatcagtctgtcgTAAATAtgaagaagttgatcattttagtgcagggctacccagagctttacatctttgccacagacaatatttttggtctaatacacatttacaaaacaacGCCTagaggaagatcagctctgcactcgagatttctggtaagtaggctatgatacagtgctggttatggtcgCTTGAGGCGCAACCTGCCTCCATGcacttgaaagctggcacagagtAAGCACAACGAGTAGCATCCAGCATCTGACCTCTCGTTTTCCAAGCAGTTAAAGCAGCAGCATGTGCATGGCCCTTAAATCTTCAGGAAGATTTTAGTTTACGGATATATTGTTATCAGGATATGATGGctgaaaagtaacaaaaatcGTATGTCCAGAAACCTGTGGTACAGACTAATATACTGCATTATTATTGTAAAATTTCAAAACTGGTTTTAGCCTTAAAATTCCAGTATCAGACAGGTTCTATTTTTCAGTCCCTGCATGTTTTGCTCCTCTTCTACCTGGTGGTCCTGTCCTCACCTCCTTCAATTAGACTAATGAGCAGCAAGCTAAGCATGCAGTTGCCAACAGCTCCATATGGACTAATTCATACACTCCCCTCTGTGCTGATAGCTTAATGAATTCCTGCGGGGCCCTGGCGTCAGCAGCTCTGGTACCACTGAATAGATTCGTCCTGGATACTGCTGTGATTGAGGAGCCCACCCAGCCCTCTTTCTGCTGGGACGAGTTAACTAGAGAAGGTCTATAGGAACAGTCTACAACTCAAAGCATGGAATTAAATTCTTTCATGATAAATATGAGGAGGTGTCACTTGCAGTGAGGATCACAGAGGATTATCACCCAATTTACAGTTCCTCTTAGCTCTACAGAGAGTTTTAGCATCTTTTAGCTCGTCGTTTTGTTTTTACGGCCAGCATT from Epinephelus fuscoguttatus linkage group LG20, E.fuscoguttatus.final_Chr_v1 includes:
- the LOC125880710 gene encoding cerebellar degeneration-related protein 2-like; translation: MLNSGTMEEFVTEEEEPWYDQQDLEQDLHLAAELGKTLLERNKELEDSLQQMYITNEEQVQEIEYLTKQLEVLRDMNEQHAKVYEQLDGTARELERTNHTLVMDSKSSQQKIESLTGTIETLQNQVESLSGQVEQLRSMEQLRVRREKRERRKTIHSFPCLRELCTAPRYEDEFVVGRAESFTVDTKRPPFEEENQHLREAVSALRAAARTERGRREGVERECNLLLAEFSRLQTRVQDAESCQARVRELEVELQELQQLRRARTFLLSSEDDGVTITQTVLNSTPETDTFLEVEVGETGGGVREETEGGGGVGGEALPESSPVRKSCSDTALNAIVARDASGRRRGSYALHANSVRKRGMSILREVDEQYHALLEKYEELLGKCRRHEESLCHAGVQTSRPVSRDPSMKDCAMGPTPAPPPTPTQSPSTPEAIESISKQVEQVDKRLGQNTPEYKALFKEIFSRIQKTKMDIKATKAAKASKSGKSGKSSKH